The following are from one region of the Coffea eugenioides isolate CCC68of chromosome 2, Ceug_1.0, whole genome shotgun sequence genome:
- the LOC113761283 gene encoding upstream activation factor subunit spp27-like, whose amino-acid sequence MSTARVFRGTRVLLEAAKAATKHSSSSSTSSSAATAAATAKKKPPTGATTKAAASRSKSTTAAAKPKPNAKPKTKPVKQPRAPPSPNSGVFKLTPVSPALNDFLGVSESSRSDAVKKVWEHIKHNNLQNPANKREIYCDDKLKTLFEGREKVGMLEIARILSGHFVKTG is encoded by the exons ATGTCTACTGCAAGGGTGTTTAGGGGCACTAGGGTTTTACTCGAGGCAGCCAAGGCTGCCACCAAACACTCGTCGTCGTCCTCGACCTCCTCCTCCGCCGCAACTGCTGCAGCGACTGCTAAGAAGAAGCCACCAACTGGCGCAACCACCAAAGCTGCTGCTTCTCGCTCCAAGTCAACCACTGCAGCGGCTAAACCGAAGCCGAATGCGAAGCCGAAGACGAAGCCGGTGAAGCAACCCCGGGCTCCTCCGAGTCCCAACTCTGGGGTTTTTAAATTGACTCCTGTCTCTCCTGCTCTCAATGACTTCCTCGGCGTCTCCGAATCCTCCCGCTCCGATGCAGTCAAGAAAGTCTGGGAGCACATCAAACATAACAATCTCCag AACCCTGCAAATAAGAGAGAGATTTACTGTGATGACAAGCTCAAGACACTGTTTGAAGGAAGAGAGAAAGTTGGGATGCTGGAGATTGCAAGGATACTCTCTGGACATTTTGTGAAGACTGGCTAA
- the LOC113761022 gene encoding RNA polymerase sigma factor sigB, whose protein sequence is MSCLLPQFRCLPDAFGVSFKSHQHSAPQLSKNRDPIHVRTQCILSTTSAPTSATSTVLDIEKLRLLSLEANSNSVSDGSWKAPKSPAMAAVLVMEKLKLISLEAHSDSVTANRPWTYNGPVDSAIKPNLGATLVTESLIANEEAVIAAAAAEAVALAKAALKVAKDAAMMVDHGNLTEPESKAMDTLSESSDVLSNRALLGQLEKRVNTIGEINIAGVELGENHSIWYPFTESDDMEPTNEELELLQEQLLNNVAVRSKRQKERKARRARAAERAAASAVSVKSSGSTSRKKRSSIQEIDYSDPLRYLRGTATTSRLLTASEERELSEGIQDLLKLETLHEELAQRCGAEPTFAQWAAAAGVDQKTLRKRLNYGTLSKDKMIKSNIRLVISIARNYQGAGMNLQDLVQEGCRGLVRGAEKFDAKKGFKFSTYAHWWIKQAVRKSLSDQSRTIRLPFHMVEATYRVKEAKKQLYSENGRHPDDEEVAEAAGLSMKRLSAVMLTPKAPRSLDQKIGINQNLKPSEVIADPEAETSEDLLVKRFMRQDLEKVLNTLNPRERQVIRWRFGLEDGRMKTLQEIGELMGVSRERIRQIESCAFRKLKNKRRTKHLQQYLLS, encoded by the exons ATGTCTTGTCTATTGCCACAGTTCAGGTGTTTGCCGGATGCTTTTGGTGTTTCCTTCAAATCCCATCAACACTCTGCCCCCCAACTCT CAAAAAATAGAGATCCTATACATGTAAGAACACAATGCATCTTATCAACTACATCAGCACCAACATCAGCAACAAGTACAGTGCTTGACATTGAGAAGCTGCGACTATTGTCCTTAGAAGCAAACTCAAATTCTGTTTCAGATGGTTCGTGGAAAGCCCCAAAATCACCAGCAATGGCTGCAGTTCTTGTTATGGAGAAGTTGAAATTAATTTCTCTGGAAGCTCATTCAGATTCAGTTACGGCAAATAGACCATGGACGTACAATGGACCAGTTGATTCAGCTATAAAG CCAAATCTTGGAGCCACTTTGGTAACAGAATCCCTTATTGCAAATGAAGAAGCTGTCATAGCAGCTGCAGCAGCTGAAGCAGTTGCTTTAGCAAAGGCAGCCCTAAAGGTGGCCAAGGATGCAGCCATGATGGTTGACCATGGTAACTTGACAGAGCCAGAAAGTAAAGCAATGGATACCCTTTCTGAATCTAGTGATGTATTGTCCAATAGGGCTCTTCTGGGTCAACTAGAGAAAAGAGTTAACACCATAGGAGAAATAAATATTGCTGGAGTTGAGTTGGGTGAAAATCATTCAATCTGGTATCCCTTCACTGAATCTGATGATATGGAGCCGACTAATGAAGAACTAGAGCTTCTGCAGGAACAACTGTTGAATAATGTAGCTGTGAGATCAAAGcgtcaaaaagaaagaaaagcaagaagAGCCAGAGCAGCAGAGAGGGCAGCTGCCAGTGCTGTATCTGTGAAATCATCAGGTTCAACTAGCAGGAAGAAGCGTTCTTCCATACAGGAAATAGATTACTCTGATCCATTGCGCTACTTGAGAGGAACTGCCACTACTTCTAGGCTGCTAACTGCTTCTGAAGAACGGGAGTTATCTGAAGGAATACAG GATCTATTAAAGCTGGAAACACTTCACGAGGAACTTGCACAGCGTTGTGGAGCTGAGCCCACTTTTGCTCAATGGGCTGCTGCTGCTGGTGTTGATCAGAAGACCTTGAGGAAGCGATTGAATTATGGTACTCTAAGCAAAGATAAAATGATTAAGAGCAACATACGTCTTGTTATTTCAATTGCAAGGAATTATCAGGGTGCTGGGATGAATCTCCAAGATTTGGTTCAG GAAGGGTGCCGAGGCCTTGTACGAGGTGCAGAAAAGTTTGATGCTAAAAAAGGTTTCAAGTTCTCCACCTATGCCCATTGGTGGATAAAGCAGGCAGTTCGGAAGTCACTTTCTGATCAGTCTAGGACAATTAGATTACCG TTTCACATGGTTGAGGCAACTTATAGAGTGAAGGAAGCTAAAAAGCAACTGTATTCAGAAAATGGTAGACATCCTGATGATGAAGAAGTGGCAGAGGCAGCTGGCCTCTCAATGAAGAGGCTTTCTGCTGTAATGCTGACTCCTAAAGCTCCAAGATCTCTTGATCAGAAAATTGGGATAAACCAGAATCTGAAACCTTCG GAAGTAATCGCTGATCCTGAAGCTGAAACATCAGAAGACTTGCTGGTCAAGCGTTTCATGAGACAGGACCTAGAGAAAGTTTTGAACACTCTAAACCCAAGGGAGAGGCAGGTCATTCGATGGCGATTTGGACTAGAGGATGGAAGGATGAAGACATTGCAAGAGATTGGGGAGTTGATGGGAGTGAGCAGGGAGAGAATCAGGCAAATTGAATCATGTGCATTCCGCAAATTAAAGAACAAACGGAGAACGAAGCATTTGCAACAGTATTTACTTTCATAA